A portion of the Phyllopteryx taeniolatus isolate TA_2022b chromosome 15, UOR_Ptae_1.2, whole genome shotgun sequence genome contains these proteins:
- the plrg1 gene encoding pleiotropic regulator 1, whose amino-acid sequence MTEDVQKHSVHTLVFRSLKRTHDMFVSDQAKYIALDEQSHKLKMAVKLKADYDAVLHMPVLKETKDRVSQPASNMQLQLGYTQPVSDDPEYMITGTHAYPSGPGVALTADTKIHRNPSETGVHSMALALPASRASQDANRTAASVPDIHRHAGAAERSHPPSTTLSVVESGGTRTSALMRRAPTMPKPQWHPPWKLFRVISGHLGWVRSIAVEPGNQWFVTGSADRTIKIWDLASGKLKLSLTGHISTVRGVAVSSRSPYLFSCGEDKQVKCWDLEYNKVIRHYHGHLSAVYGLDLHPTIDVLVTCSRDATARVWDIRSKANAHTLTGHTNTVATVRCQAAEPQVITGSHDSTIRLWDLIAGKTRATLTNHKKSVRSVVLHPRQYTLASGSADNIKQWMFPDGKFIQNLSGHNAIINTLAVNSDGVLVSGADNGTIHMWDWRTGYNFQRIHAAVQPGSLDSESGIFACVFDNSESRLITAEADKTIKVYKEDDTATEESHPINWKPEILKRKRF is encoded by the exons ATGACTGAG GACGTCCAGAAGCACTCTGTCCACACGCTGGTCTTCAGGTCGCTCAAGAGGACTCACGACATGTTTGTGTCCGACCAAGCCAAGTACATCGCATTGGACGAACAAAG TCACAAGCTGAAGATGGCGGTGAAATTGAAAGCCGACTACGATGCTGTCCTCCACATGCCCGTCTTGAAGGAAACCAAAGACCGAGTCTCTCAGCCTGCCAGCAACATGCAGCTTCAGCTAGGCTACACGCAGCCAG TGTCTGATGACCCAGAGTACATGATCACCGGAACACATGCTTACCCCTCTGGACCAG GAGTGGCGCTGACGGCCGACACCAAGATCCACAGGAACCCCAGCGAGACCGGCGTCCACTCAATGGCGTTGGCGCTGCCAGCGTCACGAGCCAG CCAAGATGCCAACCGCACCGCTGCCAGCGTTCCAGACATCCATCGGCACGCCGGGGCGGCGGAACGATCTCACCCACCTTCGACCACGTTG TCCGTGGTGGAAAGTGGCGGCACCAGGACCTCCGCTCTCATGAGACGAGCGCCCACTATGCCCAAGCCTCAATGGCACCCGCCGTGGAAACTGTTTCGG GTCATCAGCGGTCACCTGGGCTGGGTGCGTTCCATCGCCGTGGAGCCCGGCAATCAGTGGTTTGTCACCGGCTCTGCTGATAGGACCATAAAG ATATGGGACCTGGCTAGCGGGAAGCTAAAGCTGTCGCTTACTGGGCACATCAGCACGGTGCGCGGCGTGGCGGTCAGCAGTCGCAGTCCCTACCTGTTTTCCTGCGGCGAGGACAAGCAAGTCAAGTGCTGGGATTTGGAGTACAACAAG GTGATCCGCCACTACCACGGCCACCTGAGCGCCGTCTACGGCCTGGACCTGCACCCCACCATCGACGTGCTGGTGACGTGCAGCAGAGACGCCACGGCGAGG GTGTGGGACATCAGGTCCAAAGCTAACGCGCACACGCTAACCGGTCACACCAACACGGTGGCCACCGTCCGGTGTCAAGCCGCCGAGCCGCAAGTCATCACCG GGAGCCACGACTCAACCATCAGGTTGTGGGATTTAATTGCCGGCAAAACCAGAGCGACGCTGACCAACCACAAGAAGTCGGTCAGGAGCGTCGTGCTGCATCCCCGACA ATACACGCTTGCCTCCGGTTCtgccgacaacatcaaacagtGGATGTTCCCGGACGGAAAATTCATTCAGAACCTCTCGGGACACAACGCCATCATCAACACCCTGGCCGTCAACTCTGACGGCGTTCTCGTCTCCGGAG CCGACAACGGGACCATCCACATGTGGGACTGGAGGACCGGCTACAACTTCCAGCGGATCCACGCCGCCGTGCAGCCCGGCTCACTGGACAGCGAGTCGGGCATCTTCGCTTGCGTCTTCGACAACTCGGAGAGTCGTCTGATCACCGCCGAAGCGGACAAGACCATCAAAGTGTATAAAGAGGACGACACCGCT acgGAAGAGAGCCACCCCATTAACTGGAAACCAGAAATCCTGAAGAGGAAAAGATTTTAA
- the dgcr2 gene encoding integral membrane protein DGCR2/IDD isoform X1 — MLPKADSSSFVLFSLLFVLTLTDPPQPGARLALARLLSEQRCSPGQFACRSGKMQCIPMSWQCDGWTACEDQSDEMDCPPIKEERFRFGQGYNQVEDVIGVAQPMRYNKKCPNGWHHYEKTASCYKVYLRSENYWQAADTCQKVDGSLATFVTDEELQFILKIEVDFDDQVCELRDQCKFWVGYQYVITNQNHSVEGHWEVVYNGPVQVFLPPDVLPNLGEANQDNVFCAQLQRFQLKSMNERGLHSWHAENCYKEFPFLCKRKQTCVDIKDNVVGEGYYFTPKGDDPCLSCTCHDGEPEMCVAALCERPQGCQHFRKDPKECCKFTCLDPDGNSLFDSMASGMRLIVSCISSFLILSLLLFMVHRLRQRRRERIETLIGGNLHHFNLGRRVPGFDYGPDTFGTGLTPLHLSDDGEGGAFHFQEPPPPYAAYKYPDIQHPDDPPPPYEASINPDSLLYVDLRHGSAPVMPGHHMTVTVDGFQQTLDAPAGPVLATASQAREDSVDSSTLLVGPDTHSADGQAPLGGATPSDCASPSSLSTAV; from the exons CCAAAGGCTGACAGCAGCAGTTTCGTCCTTTTCTCtctgctctttgtcctcacgtTGACGGACCCGCCGCAGCCGG GTGCCCGGCTAGCGCTGGCAAGATTATTGTCAG AGCAGCGCTGCAGCCCCGGGCAGTTCGCCTGCCGCAGTGGCAAGATGCAGTGCATCCCCATGTCGTGGCAGTGTGACGGCTGGACGGCGTGTGAGGACCAGAGCGACGAGATGGACTGTCCCC ccataaaggaAGAACGGTTTCGTTTCGGCCAAGGTTACAACCAGGTGGAGGACGTCATCGGCGTGGCTCAGCCCATGCGCTACAACA AGAAATGCCCCAACGGGTGGCACCACTACGAGAAGACGGCCAGCTGCTACAAGGTGTACCTGCGCAGCGAGAACTACTGGCAGGCGGCCGACACGTGCCAGAAGGTGGACGGCTCCTTGGCCACGTTCGTCACGGACGAGGAGCTGCAGTTCATCCTGAAGATCGAGGTGGACTTTGACGACCAAGTGTGCGAGCTCAGAGACCAGTGCAA GTTCTGGGTGGGCTACCAGTATGTGATCACAAACCAGAACCACTCTGTGGAGGGCCACTGGGAGGTGGTTTATAACG GCCCCGTGCAGGTGTTCCTGCCGCCCGACGTCCTCCCCAACCTGGGCGAGGCCAACCAGGATAATGTCTTCTGCGCCCAGCTGCAGCGTTTCCAGCTCAAGAGCATGAACGAGCGCGGCCTGCACAGCTGGCATGCGGAGAACTGCTACAAGGAGTTCCCCTTCCTCTGCAAACGCA AGCAAACGTGCGTGGACATCAAGGACAACGTGGTGGGCGAGGGCTACTACTTCACGCCCAAAGGCGACGACCCGTGCCTGAGCTGCACGTGCCACGACGGAGAGCCCGAGATGTGCGTGGCCGCACTCTGCGAGAGGCCGCAGGGGTGCCAGCACTTCCGCAAGGACCCCAAGGAGTGCTGCAAGTTCACGTGCCTCGATCCAG ATGGAAACAGTCTGTTTGACTCGATGGCCAGCGGCATGCGTCTGATCGTCAGCTGCATCTCGTCCTTCCTCATCTTGTCTCTGCTGCTCTTCATGGTGCATCGGCTACGACAGCGCCGACGCGAGCGCATCGAAACGCTCATCGGAGGAAACT TGCATCACTTCAACCTGGGCAGACGCGTCCCTGGCTTCGACTACGGGCCGGACACGTTCGGCACAGGCCTCACGCCGCTGCATCTGTCGGACGACGGCGAGGGGGGCGCCTTCCACTTCCAGGAGCCCCCGCCGCCCTACGCCGCCTACAAGTACCCTGACATCCAACACCCCGACGACCCCCCGCCTCCGTACGAGGCATCCATCAACCCCGACAGCCTCCTCTACGTGGACCTCA GACACGGCAGCGCGCCAGTGATGCCGGGCCACCACATGACCGTCACGGTGGACGGATTCCAGCAGACCCTCGACGCCCCAGCCGGTCCGGTCCTCGCAACGGCCTCCCAAGCCAGGGAGGACTCTGTGGACAGCAGCACCCTCCTGGTGGGACCCGACACCCACAGCGCGGACGGCCAGGCGCCACTGGGCGGCGCCACGCCATCCGACTGCGCCTCGCCGTCCTCCCTCAGCACGGCcgtctga
- the dgcr2 gene encoding integral membrane protein DGCR2/IDD isoform X2 — translation MLPKADSSSFVLFSLLFVLTLTDPPQPEQRCSPGQFACRSGKMQCIPMSWQCDGWTACEDQSDEMDCPPIKEERFRFGQGYNQVEDVIGVAQPMRYNKKCPNGWHHYEKTASCYKVYLRSENYWQAADTCQKVDGSLATFVTDEELQFILKIEVDFDDQVCELRDQCKFWVGYQYVITNQNHSVEGHWEVVYNGPVQVFLPPDVLPNLGEANQDNVFCAQLQRFQLKSMNERGLHSWHAENCYKEFPFLCKRKQTCVDIKDNVVGEGYYFTPKGDDPCLSCTCHDGEPEMCVAALCERPQGCQHFRKDPKECCKFTCLDPDGNSLFDSMASGMRLIVSCISSFLILSLLLFMVHRLRQRRRERIETLIGGNLHHFNLGRRVPGFDYGPDTFGTGLTPLHLSDDGEGGAFHFQEPPPPYAAYKYPDIQHPDDPPPPYEASINPDSLLYVDLRHGSAPVMPGHHMTVTVDGFQQTLDAPAGPVLATASQAREDSVDSSTLLVGPDTHSADGQAPLGGATPSDCASPSSLSTAV, via the exons CCAAAGGCTGACAGCAGCAGTTTCGTCCTTTTCTCtctgctctttgtcctcacgtTGACGGACCCGCCGCAGCCGG AGCAGCGCTGCAGCCCCGGGCAGTTCGCCTGCCGCAGTGGCAAGATGCAGTGCATCCCCATGTCGTGGCAGTGTGACGGCTGGACGGCGTGTGAGGACCAGAGCGACGAGATGGACTGTCCCC ccataaaggaAGAACGGTTTCGTTTCGGCCAAGGTTACAACCAGGTGGAGGACGTCATCGGCGTGGCTCAGCCCATGCGCTACAACA AGAAATGCCCCAACGGGTGGCACCACTACGAGAAGACGGCCAGCTGCTACAAGGTGTACCTGCGCAGCGAGAACTACTGGCAGGCGGCCGACACGTGCCAGAAGGTGGACGGCTCCTTGGCCACGTTCGTCACGGACGAGGAGCTGCAGTTCATCCTGAAGATCGAGGTGGACTTTGACGACCAAGTGTGCGAGCTCAGAGACCAGTGCAA GTTCTGGGTGGGCTACCAGTATGTGATCACAAACCAGAACCACTCTGTGGAGGGCCACTGGGAGGTGGTTTATAACG GCCCCGTGCAGGTGTTCCTGCCGCCCGACGTCCTCCCCAACCTGGGCGAGGCCAACCAGGATAATGTCTTCTGCGCCCAGCTGCAGCGTTTCCAGCTCAAGAGCATGAACGAGCGCGGCCTGCACAGCTGGCATGCGGAGAACTGCTACAAGGAGTTCCCCTTCCTCTGCAAACGCA AGCAAACGTGCGTGGACATCAAGGACAACGTGGTGGGCGAGGGCTACTACTTCACGCCCAAAGGCGACGACCCGTGCCTGAGCTGCACGTGCCACGACGGAGAGCCCGAGATGTGCGTGGCCGCACTCTGCGAGAGGCCGCAGGGGTGCCAGCACTTCCGCAAGGACCCCAAGGAGTGCTGCAAGTTCACGTGCCTCGATCCAG ATGGAAACAGTCTGTTTGACTCGATGGCCAGCGGCATGCGTCTGATCGTCAGCTGCATCTCGTCCTTCCTCATCTTGTCTCTGCTGCTCTTCATGGTGCATCGGCTACGACAGCGCCGACGCGAGCGCATCGAAACGCTCATCGGAGGAAACT TGCATCACTTCAACCTGGGCAGACGCGTCCCTGGCTTCGACTACGGGCCGGACACGTTCGGCACAGGCCTCACGCCGCTGCATCTGTCGGACGACGGCGAGGGGGGCGCCTTCCACTTCCAGGAGCCCCCGCCGCCCTACGCCGCCTACAAGTACCCTGACATCCAACACCCCGACGACCCCCCGCCTCCGTACGAGGCATCCATCAACCCCGACAGCCTCCTCTACGTGGACCTCA GACACGGCAGCGCGCCAGTGATGCCGGGCCACCACATGACCGTCACGGTGGACGGATTCCAGCAGACCCTCGACGCCCCAGCCGGTCCGGTCCTCGCAACGGCCTCCCAAGCCAGGGAGGACTCTGTGGACAGCAGCACCCTCCTGGTGGGACCCGACACCCACAGCGCGGACGGCCAGGCGCCACTGGGCGGCGCCACGCCATCCGACTGCGCCTCGCCGTCCTCCCTCAGCACGGCcgtctga